One genomic region from Haloarcula taiwanensis encodes:
- a CDS encoding 2-keto-3-deoxygluconate kinase, with translation MSLVTFGETALRFAPPDGQRFETAREASIRVDGTASGVAATAGRLGADARWLSKVPDTPLGRRVVAELQEFGLETEVVWADPAAGRQGLTFHEDADPPRAERLLQDRGDTAMATLTPGELPMGEIQNADVVFTSGATLSLSDTAADTTGALLRAAAGMRALDLDFHPGLWDAEDARAALADLLPAVDTLFAAEEQVAAVFDTTGGPREIVHTLATEYDLTRVVLTRSEYGAVAYHDGVVHEQDAIETTAVDESGQHEAFIGATLRQLAAGADTDEALLHGVAAAALSRTMSGPLTPLEPSEVERVVDSQQSRRP, from the coding sequence ATGTCACTCGTAACGTTCGGCGAGACTGCTCTCAGATTTGCACCCCCAGACGGACAGCGGTTCGAAACGGCCCGCGAGGCGTCGATTCGGGTCGACGGGACAGCAAGCGGGGTTGCGGCGACGGCCGGCCGACTTGGAGCCGACGCGCGGTGGCTCTCGAAGGTCCCCGATACGCCGCTGGGCCGGCGCGTCGTCGCCGAATTGCAGGAGTTCGGACTGGAGACCGAGGTCGTCTGGGCCGACCCGGCGGCCGGCCGGCAGGGACTTACCTTCCACGAGGACGCCGACCCGCCCCGTGCTGAGCGGCTGCTACAGGACCGCGGCGACACCGCGATGGCGACGTTGACACCCGGCGAGTTGCCGATGGGCGAGATACAGAACGCAGACGTAGTGTTCACTTCGGGCGCAACCCTCTCACTGTCGGACACAGCTGCCGACACGACAGGGGCGTTGCTCAGGGCGGCCGCGGGGATGCGGGCGCTGGACCTCGATTTCCACCCCGGGCTGTGGGACGCCGAGGACGCGCGGGCCGCGCTCGCGGACCTGCTGCCGGCCGTCGACACCCTCTTCGCCGCCGAGGAGCAGGTCGCCGCGGTGTTCGACACGACGGGGGGCCCCCGGGAAATCGTCCACACGCTCGCGACGGAGTACGACCTCACCCGCGTGGTGCTCACGCGGAGCGAGTACGGCGCGGTCGCCTACCACGACGGCGTCGTCCACGAGCAAGACGCTATCGAGACGACCGCCGTCGACGAATCGGGGCAACACGAGGCCTTTATTGGCGCGACGCTCCGGCAACTGGCCGCCGGTGCTGACACGGACGAAGCGCTGCTCCACGGCGTCGCGGCGGCAGCACTCTCTCGAACAATGTCCGGGCCGTTGACGCCGCTTGAGCCGTCCGAAGTTGAGCGGGTCGTCGATTCACAGCAGTCGAGACGGCCGTAG
- a CDS encoding (2Fe-2S)-binding protein, with product MPATLTVETPAGETHELTAEPGAVLRDVLLEADLSPHGRYATRLNCGGRGICATCGVRLAEPPDPDHWHDDLADRFGYPRLSCQLQVQDGMRVKLLEKRVWGSRQSGDGTD from the coding sequence ATGCCCGCGACGCTCACCGTCGAGACGCCCGCGGGCGAGACCCACGAACTCACCGCCGAACCCGGCGCGGTCCTCCGGGACGTACTCCTCGAAGCTGACCTCTCGCCACACGGCCGCTACGCGACGCGGCTCAACTGCGGCGGCCGTGGCATCTGTGCCACCTGCGGCGTCCGGCTCGCCGAACCGCCCGACCCCGACCACTGGCACGACGACCTCGCCGACCGCTTTGGCTACCCTCGGCTCTCCTGTCAGTTACAGGTTCAGGACGGGATGCGAGTCAAACTGCTCGAGAAGCGGGTCTGGGGGTCGCGACAGTCCGGCGACGGCACGGACTGA
- a CDS encoding amino acid-binding protein, whose amino-acid sequence MFDEIMQKFEDSPGQQDVIRLLLERGFSVNEDGRVVSGGIEIPNTGIAREAGVDRRVVNATTDAILDDDDLRRIFRNISSVPSLLDLAPVLDLHAVTVTVRAADESGIVSTVTSAIADRGISIRQVLSEDPEFTDEPKLYVITDEELPGDLINEIRRLAFVRTIELA is encoded by the coding sequence ATGTTCGACGAGATTATGCAGAAATTCGAAGACTCTCCGGGCCAGCAGGATGTCATCCGTTTGCTGCTTGAACGGGGGTTCTCCGTCAACGAGGACGGCCGCGTCGTCTCGGGCGGCATCGAAATCCCGAACACGGGTATCGCCCGCGAGGCCGGCGTTGACCGCCGAGTGGTCAACGCCACGACGGACGCGATTCTCGACGACGACGACCTGCGGCGCATCTTCCGCAACATCTCATCCGTGCCGAGCCTGCTGGACCTCGCCCCGGTCCTCGACCTGCATGCAGTGACTGTTACTGTTCGCGCCGCCGACGAGTCCGGAATCGTGTCGACAGTCACGTCGGCCATCGCCGACCGCGGCATCTCTATCCGGCAGGTTCTCAGCGAAGACCCCGAGTTCACTGACGAGCCGAAACTGTACGTCATCACCGACGAGGAACTGCCCGGTGACCTCATCAACGAAATCCGTCGTCTGGCGTTCGTCCGGACCATCGAACTGGCCTAA
- a CDS encoding PGF-CTERM sorting domain-containing protein produces the protein MAGTAAGQSQVTLTVTVVDGDGDPLSGIDISATWDGGAGGPSNETTRANGQALIDVPEGADVMLQIDDGEYVRNVPYVVEDAEAESVEIMVSEAATATVSAVTADGQPAETARIRLYRDGNYVVDRNAGSDGTITTQPVEEGEYSVIVTKPGFYRNLTTVSVSGETTATVRISEGSVLLQAEVVDDHFNDSRPIRDATVQVESDNGFDGTVPTLSDGTASVSVPVNDRYALTVTKEGYETVERRVRVAEDETSVDVEIRRTPEITLTPDNRQVIVDANVRFTVTNEYDDPVANVTVSRNGTEVGETDADGEVTATVPTAGNVTFTATAGDLTTTTNVTAFRPDEEATTGGAATTPARTATETTDGSGPGFTVAVTIAALVAVAVLARRRR, from the coding sequence GTGGCGGGAACAGCTGCCGGACAGTCACAGGTGACCCTCACCGTCACCGTCGTCGACGGGGACGGCGACCCGCTCAGTGGTATCGACATCTCGGCGACGTGGGACGGCGGCGCGGGCGGCCCGTCTAACGAGACGACGCGGGCAAACGGGCAGGCACTTATCGATGTCCCCGAGGGGGCGGACGTCATGCTCCAGATAGATGACGGCGAGTACGTCAGAAACGTCCCCTACGTCGTCGAAGATGCCGAGGCGGAGTCCGTCGAGATAATGGTCTCGGAGGCAGCGACAGCCACAGTCAGCGCGGTGACGGCGGACGGCCAGCCGGCCGAGACCGCACGCATCCGACTGTATCGGGACGGGAACTACGTGGTCGACAGGAACGCGGGCAGCGACGGGACCATCACGACACAGCCCGTCGAGGAAGGCGAATACAGCGTCATCGTCACCAAGCCGGGGTTCTACCGCAACCTGACGACCGTGTCCGTCTCCGGCGAGACGACGGCGACGGTCCGGATTAGCGAGGGGTCGGTCCTGCTGCAAGCCGAGGTCGTCGACGACCATTTCAACGACTCCAGACCGATCCGGGACGCGACCGTTCAGGTCGAATCGGACAACGGGTTCGACGGCACCGTGCCGACGCTCTCCGACGGGACGGCGTCGGTCAGCGTGCCGGTCAACGACCGCTATGCCCTCACAGTGACGAAGGAGGGCTACGAGACGGTCGAGAGACGCGTCAGGGTGGCTGAAGACGAAACGTCGGTCGACGTGGAGATCCGACGCACCCCGGAGATTACGCTCACACCGGACAACAGGCAGGTCATCGTCGACGCGAACGTCCGGTTCACGGTCACCAACGAGTACGACGACCCAGTGGCGAACGTGACCGTGTCTCGGAACGGAACTGAAGTCGGAGAGACTGATGCGGACGGCGAAGTAACGGCGACGGTCCCCACAGCCGGGAACGTCACGTTCACCGCGACAGCCGGAGACCTCACCACGACAACGAACGTGACTGCGTTCAGGCCGGACGAGGAGGCGACGACGGGCGGGGCGGCCACAACGCCAGCCCGGACGGCGACCGAAACGACAGACGGCAGCGGCCCGGGTTTTACCGTCGCTGTGACGATTGCCGCGCTGGTCGCGGTGGCCGTCCTAGCTCGCCGGCGACGCTAA
- a CDS encoding transcriptional regulator: MSEDPAVGDILDLLSDEYARDILAATSVKPMSAKQLADQCEMSQPTVYRRVEWLQEYGLIEEQTQIETGGNDYSVFAATLSEFSLALADGDFETEIERTEPPAFPGQDEQDTADRFTKMWENL; the protein is encoded by the coding sequence GTGAGTGAGGACCCGGCCGTGGGCGACATCCTCGACCTGCTCAGTGACGAGTATGCCCGGGACATCCTCGCAGCAACGAGTGTCAAGCCTATGTCCGCGAAACAGCTCGCCGACCAGTGTGAGATGTCACAACCGACCGTGTACAGACGGGTCGAGTGGCTTCAGGAGTACGGCCTCATCGAGGAACAGACCCAGATAGAGACGGGCGGCAACGACTACAGCGTCTTCGCTGCCACGCTCTCGGAGTTCTCGCTGGCGCTTGCTGACGGTGATTTCGAAACCGAAATCGAGCGGACCGAACCCCCGGCGTTCCCGGGACAGGACGAACAGGACACCGCGGACCGATTCACAAAAATGTGGGAGAATCTCTGA
- a CDS encoding imidazoleglycerol-phosphate dehydratase, producing the protein MTDRTAAVTRTTAETDIEVTLDVDGDGDSTIDTGIGFFDHMLDSFSTHGLFDLTVQCDGDLDIDDHHTVEDVAITLGEAFTEALDDKRGIRRFADRKVPLDEAVASVVVDISGRPYFEFDGEFSQDAVGGMTSHMAKHFCRSLSMNAGLTLHCGVWGENAHHEVEALFKGLARALDDATRIDERRSDVASTKGEL; encoded by the coding sequence ATGACTGACCGGACGGCAGCCGTCACGCGGACCACGGCCGAGACTGACATCGAGGTCACGCTTGACGTCGACGGCGACGGCGACAGCACTATCGACACCGGCATCGGCTTCTTCGACCACATGCTCGATTCGTTCTCGACGCACGGGCTGTTCGACCTGACCGTGCAGTGTGACGGCGACCTGGATATCGACGACCACCACACCGTCGAAGACGTCGCCATCACGCTCGGCGAGGCGTTCACCGAGGCGCTGGACGACAAGCGCGGCATCCGCCGCTTCGCCGACCGCAAAGTCCCGCTGGACGAGGCCGTCGCCAGCGTCGTCGTCGACATCTCCGGCCGACCGTACTTCGAGTTCGACGGCGAATTCTCACAGGACGCCGTCGGCGGGATGACGAGCCACATGGCCAAGCACTTCTGTCGCTCGCTGTCGATGAACGCCGGGCTGACGCTACACTGTGGCGTCTGGGGCGAGAACGCCCACCACGAGGTTGAGGCGCTGTTCAAGGGGCTGGCACGGGCGCTGGATGACGCGACTCGCATCGACGAGCGCCGGTCCGACGTGGCGAGTACGAAAGGCGAACTGTAG
- a CDS encoding glycine cleavage system protein T — protein MTVLESVHEAHGATFREVGGRRVVDNYGRPERTHRAVRNVVGAIEYGYGVIVVTGEDRVDYVDNAVSNRVPDEDGAGCYALLLDPDGRVDTDMYVYNAGERLLVFTPPQEAQDLAAEWADKTFIQDVEFEVATDDFAVFGVHGPKATEKIASVLHQTGTPEGVLTFERGELGDAGVSVIRTDNLAGEESYDVVCSADDAEPVFDTLVNRGLNAVPFGYRTWETLTLEAGTPLFDSEIAGALPNDLGLRNALDFEKGCYVGQEVVSRVENRGHPTQRLVGLAVEAVPEPGAAVFAGDEHVGDVTRAAQSPMREAPIALANLSWDRPEASLTVRVDGDPVGAQQVDLPFIDGSAESARLPAYE, from the coding sequence ATGACTGTTCTCGAGTCCGTTCACGAGGCCCACGGAGCGACGTTCAGGGAGGTCGGTGGCCGGCGCGTCGTCGACAACTACGGGCGACCGGAGCGGACCCACCGCGCGGTTCGGAACGTCGTTGGAGCGATAGAGTACGGCTACGGCGTCATCGTCGTCACCGGCGAGGACCGCGTCGACTACGTCGACAACGCCGTCTCGAACCGCGTGCCCGACGAGGACGGCGCGGGCTGTTACGCGCTCTTGCTCGACCCCGACGGCCGCGTCGACACGGATATGTACGTGTACAACGCCGGCGAGCGACTGCTCGTGTTCACGCCGCCACAGGAAGCCCAAGACCTGGCCGCGGAGTGGGCGGACAAGACCTTCATCCAGGACGTCGAGTTCGAGGTGGCGACCGACGACTTCGCCGTCTTCGGCGTCCACGGGCCGAAAGCGACCGAGAAAATCGCCAGCGTCCTCCACCAGACCGGGACGCCCGAGGGCGTACTGACCTTCGAGCGGGGCGAACTCGGCGACGCCGGCGTCTCCGTCATCCGGACGGACAACCTCGCCGGCGAGGAGAGCTACGACGTGGTCTGTAGCGCCGACGACGCCGAACCCGTCTTCGACACGCTGGTCAACCGCGGGCTCAACGCCGTCCCCTTCGGCTACCGGACGTGGGAGACGCTCACACTGGAGGCGGGGACGCCGCTGTTCGACAGCGAAATCGCGGGCGCGCTCCCCAACGACCTCGGTCTCCGGAACGCCTTGGACTTCGAGAAGGGGTGTTACGTCGGCCAGGAGGTCGTCTCGCGGGTCGAGAACCGCGGCCACCCGACCCAGCGGCTGGTCGGTCTCGCCGTCGAGGCCGTCCCCGAACCCGGTGCGGCGGTGTTCGCCGGCGACGAGCACGTCGGCGACGTGACCCGCGCCGCGCAGAGCCCGATGCGGGAAGCCCCGATTGCACTGGCGAATCTTAGCTGGGACCGGCCCGAGGCGTCCCTGACGGTCCGCGTCGACGGCGACCCGGTCGGCGCACAGCAGGTCGACCTGCCCTTCATCGACGGGTCGGCAGAGTCGGCGCGGCTCCCGGCCTACGAGTAG
- a CDS encoding alpha/beta hydrolase, with protein MPTAHNRDVALYYEADGDGPTVVFINDVGYGAWLWGWHYDAVAGPYETVVWDLRGTGRSDAPAGPYDVATLAADLEAVLADHGVGTVHLVGAGLGGMVALEYAHRYNRARSLTLYCTAGSGDAVDRDALDALALDAPSSLDRAFSPAFREHDPDLMDRIADWRAEEDATGAARDAQTAAMTGFDAPPLYEITQPAEVYYGLDDPVVSPEAAESLAADLPRGTGEAVEGRHCCFVEHAPAVTDRLLALLDEQTE; from the coding sequence ATGCCGACCGCACACAACCGCGATGTGGCTCTCTATTATGAAGCCGACGGCGACGGCCCGACCGTCGTGTTCATTAACGACGTGGGGTACGGGGCGTGGCTCTGGGGCTGGCACTACGACGCCGTCGCCGGCCCCTACGAGACGGTGGTGTGGGACCTGCGGGGTACCGGCCGGTCGGACGCGCCGGCAGGGCCGTACGACGTGGCGACGTTGGCGGCCGACCTCGAAGCCGTCCTGGCCGACCACGGCGTCGGGACCGTCCACCTCGTGGGGGCCGGTCTCGGCGGGATGGTCGCGCTCGAATACGCCCACCGGTACAACCGCGCCCGCTCGCTGACGCTGTACTGTACGGCCGGGTCAGGTGACGCCGTCGACCGGGACGCACTCGACGCGCTCGCGCTCGACGCTCCGTCGTCGCTCGACAGGGCGTTCTCGCCGGCGTTCCGCGAGCACGATCCGGACCTGATGGACCGGATTGCGGACTGGCGCGCTGAAGAGGACGCCACCGGCGCGGCCCGCGATGCGCAGACGGCGGCGATGACGGGCTTCGACGCGCCGCCGCTGTACGAGATTACCCAGCCAGCCGAGGTCTACTACGGTCTGGACGACCCTGTGGTGTCGCCGGAGGCCGCGGAGTCGCTGGCGGCCGACCTGCCCCGCGGGACCGGCGAGGCCGTCGAGGGTCGCCACTGCTGTTTTGTCGAGCATGCCCCGGCAGTGACCGACCGACTGCTGGCGCTACTGGACGAGCAGACAGAGTAG
- a CDS encoding HAD family hydrolase, whose product MEQYDQLYRLYKSVDTTTLRGYQEFVDLFPPLSSTVALEQWETASDRLDDLKADITEEFPGTGETYAEIAARLTRDEAFTALDLYSKYGRSANVLVLDVDETLRSAGDTDNEIPRDTLYLLTQFHEAGVPIVVCTGQTLENVKGFMIQGLGNDLVSSGQMSIVYESGNGVFTPKHGADTKRLLYERLDGAVVDVFESVRRRVLSEAPEAVGKRCHLQGNEFNVTLKPNAEVGSDNAVEIIDESLRYLCGLVGDAIAGQVDADVSDPAAYARAYFSRDPEIHDVLEAGDLSTDADIDDAPAAFRDILERVDLGYYEGDAAELVSLELDKSAGVEEAFDVLGIDDPFALVMGDSKSDLRVMRWIDESDAGIAAAPAHSSPDVLDHVSSRDDLVYEAGDASTVLRTVYGISLIEQLDEQGE is encoded by the coding sequence ATGGAACAATACGACCAACTATACCGTCTCTACAAGAGCGTAGACACGACAACGCTGCGCGGCTATCAGGAGTTCGTCGACCTGTTTCCCCCGCTCAGTTCGACCGTCGCGCTGGAACAGTGGGAGACCGCCAGTGACCGCCTCGACGACCTCAAGGCCGACATCACCGAGGAGTTCCCCGGAACCGGCGAGACCTACGCGGAAATCGCGGCCCGGCTGACCCGCGACGAGGCCTTCACCGCCTTGGACCTCTACTCGAAGTACGGCCGGTCGGCGAACGTGCTCGTACTGGATGTCGACGAGACGCTCCGCTCGGCCGGCGACACCGACAACGAAATCCCTCGCGACACGCTGTACCTCCTGACGCAGTTCCACGAGGCGGGCGTCCCCATCGTCGTCTGCACCGGCCAGACCCTCGAAAACGTCAAGGGATTCATGATACAGGGCCTTGGTAACGACCTCGTCTCCTCCGGACAGATGAGCATCGTCTACGAGTCCGGCAACGGCGTGTTCACGCCCAAACACGGCGCGGACACGAAGCGACTCCTGTATGAACGCCTCGACGGCGCGGTCGTGGACGTGTTCGAGTCGGTCCGCCGCCGTGTCCTCTCTGAGGCCCCCGAGGCCGTCGGCAAGCGCTGCCACCTCCAGGGCAACGAGTTCAACGTCACGCTAAAGCCCAACGCCGAGGTCGGCAGCGACAACGCCGTGGAAATCATCGACGAGTCCCTGCGGTACCTCTGTGGACTGGTCGGCGACGCTATCGCGGGGCAGGTCGATGCTGACGTGTCGGACCCGGCAGCGTACGCACGGGCCTACTTCAGCCGCGACCCGGAGATTCACGATGTCTTGGAGGCGGGCGACCTGTCGACCGATGCCGACATCGACGACGCGCCTGCGGCGTTCCGCGACATCCTCGAACGCGTCGACCTCGGCTATTACGAGGGCGACGCGGCCGAACTCGTGAGCCTCGAACTGGACAAGTCCGCCGGCGTTGAGGAAGCCTTCGACGTGCTCGGCATTGATGACCCGTTCGCGCTCGTGATGGGCGACAGCAAGAGCGACTTGCGGGTGATGCGCTGGATCGACGAAAGCGACGCCGGTATCGCCGCTGCCCCCGCCCATTCCTCGCCCGACGTACTCGATCACGTCAGTTCGCGCGACGACCTGGTGTACGAGGCCGGCGACGCCAGCACGGTCCTGCGAACTGTCTACGGCATCAGCCTGATCGAGCAACTGGACGAGCAGGGCGAGTGA
- a CDS encoding DNA mismatch repair protein MutL, with translation MTDIQRLDDRTVERIAAGEVVERPASVVKELVENAIDADANRVDVVVEAGGTDGIRVTDDGVGMDREAVETAVEKHTTSKIRDIADLEGGVGTLGFRGEALHAIGAVSRLTIRTRPRGGDVGTELVLEGGEVTSVGPAGCPEGTTIEVADLFYNVPARRKYLKQESTEFAHVNTVVASYALANPDVAVSLTHGDRETFSTTGQGDLRETVMSVYGREVAESMISVGAGSGANGGGDEAESFPDGPLDGVHGLVSHPETNRAGREYLSTYVNGRYVRAGTVRDAVVDAYGTQIAPDRYPFAVLFLDVPAGDVDVNVHPRKMEVRFADDEGVREQVRTAVEDALLREGLLRSTAPRGRSAPEQTEITPESEGASSGERQLSRPDGRDTADETAPSARTDSTTAESSADTTGQSAAEPTERSDGAQTETAAHQSGDTTAAEQSVDTKRPSTAETKDDTSGNFENRQAEGSVSSGDSPDARREASTAGRTETERGDRKFTGGQEQARLGDDPEATHESLPSMRILGQLADTYVVAETDDGLVLVDQHAADERVNYERLKARFEGETTTQALAEPVELELTAREAEVFDRRSDALASLGFHTARTGERTVEVRTLPGVIADAAGPDIVRDVLGAFVAGDDEAAATVEAAADELLGDLACYPSVTGNTSLTEGSVRELLAALDDCENPYACPHGRPTVIHIDRQELEDRFERDYPGHGGRRR, from the coding sequence ATGACCGATATCCAGCGACTCGACGACCGGACCGTCGAACGCATCGCGGCCGGCGAGGTGGTCGAGCGACCGGCCTCCGTCGTCAAGGAGCTAGTCGAGAACGCCATCGACGCCGACGCGAACCGGGTCGATGTCGTCGTCGAGGCCGGCGGAACCGACGGGATTCGCGTCACGGACGACGGCGTCGGGATGGACCGCGAGGCTGTCGAGACAGCCGTCGAGAAACACACCACCTCGAAGATCCGCGACATCGCAGACCTGGAGGGCGGCGTCGGCACGCTCGGCTTCCGCGGCGAGGCCCTGCACGCAATCGGGGCGGTCTCGCGGCTGACGATTCGGACCCGGCCCCGCGGGGGCGACGTGGGGACGGAGTTGGTGCTGGAGGGCGGCGAGGTCACGTCGGTCGGCCCCGCGGGCTGTCCCGAGGGGACGACCATCGAGGTCGCGGACCTCTTCTACAACGTCCCGGCCCGCCGGAAGTACCTCAAACAGGAGTCGACGGAGTTCGCCCACGTCAACACCGTCGTCGCCAGTTACGCGCTGGCGAACCCGGACGTGGCCGTGTCGCTGACCCACGGCGACCGGGAGACGTTCTCGACGACCGGCCAGGGCGACCTGCGCGAGACCGTCATGTCTGTCTACGGCCGGGAGGTGGCCGAGTCGATGATTTCGGTCGGTGCGGGTTCGGGAGCAAACGGGGGTGGCGACGAGGCGGAGAGTTTCCCTGACGGGCCACTCGACGGCGTGCACGGCCTCGTCTCCCACCCCGAGACGAACCGCGCGGGCCGCGAGTACCTCTCGACGTACGTCAACGGCCGGTACGTCCGCGCCGGGACGGTCCGGGACGCCGTCGTCGACGCCTACGGGACCCAGATCGCGCCGGACCGCTACCCCTTCGCCGTCCTCTTCCTGGACGTGCCCGCGGGCGACGTGGACGTGAACGTCCACCCCCGGAAAATGGAGGTCAGATTCGCCGACGACGAGGGCGTCCGGGAGCAGGTCCGGACCGCCGTCGAGGACGCGCTGTTACGAGAAGGGCTGCTGCGCTCGACAGCGCCGCGTGGCCGGTCAGCACCAGAGCAGACAGAGATAACGCCGGAATCGGAGGGAGCGAGCAGTGGCGAGCGCCAGCTGTCGCGTCCGGACGGCCGGGACACCGCGGACGAAACAGCACCATCAGCGCGGACGGACAGCACAACAGCGGAGAGCAGTGCTGATACGACAGGACAATCGGCTGCTGAACCCACAGAGCGGTCTGACGGAGCCCAGACGGAGACAGCGGCTCATCAGTCCGGCGACACGACCGCAGCAGAGCAGTCAGTCGACACGAAACGCCCCTCCACAGCCGAGACGAAAGACGATACGTCAGGCAACTTCGAGAATCGGCAGGCAGAGGGTAGCGTTTCGAGTGGAGATAGCCCCGATGCGCGCCGGGAAGCGTCCACAGCGGGCCGGACGGAGACAGAGCGCGGCGACCGGAAGTTCACCGGCGGACAGGAGCAGGCACGCCTCGGCGACGACCCAGAGGCGACCCACGAATCGCTGCCTTCGATGCGGATTCTCGGGCAGTTAGCCGACACCTACGTCGTCGCGGAGACGGACGACGGCCTCGTACTGGTCGACCAGCACGCGGCGGACGAGCGAGTCAACTACGAACGGCTCAAGGCCAGGTTCGAGGGCGAGACGACGACGCAGGCGCTCGCGGAACCGGTGGAACTGGAACTGACCGCCCGCGAGGCCGAGGTGTTCGACCGGCGCAGCGACGCGCTGGCGAGCCTGGGCTTTCACACGGCGCGGACAGGCGAGCGGACCGTCGAGGTCCGAACCCTCCCAGGCGTCATCGCCGACGCGGCCGGCCCGGACATCGTCAGGGATGTACTGGGCGCGTTCGTCGCCGGCGACGACGAAGCGGCGGCGACGGTCGAGGCTGCGGCAGACGAACTGCTCGGCGACCTGGCGTGTTACCCCTCTGTGACCGGGAACACGTCGCTGACTGAGGGGTCCGTCAGGGAGCTACTCGCCGCGCTGGACGACTGTGAGAACCCCTACGCGTGTCCCCACGGACGACCGACGGTCATCCACATCGACCGGCAAGAACTCGAAGACCGGTTCGAGCGTGATTACCCCGGTCACGGCGGTCGGCGGCGATAG